One genomic segment of Actinoplanes ianthinogenes includes these proteins:
- a CDS encoding tyrosine-type recombinase/integrase → MDAYRRRPARQSVRGLHEALPWELREAVDRFGHHLAVVEGRSAHTVRAYLGDVVSLLTHAADQGCSTVGELDVAVLRGWLAARLSEGAARTSQARRAAAARTFTGWAHRIGLSTGDPGAGLASPRAHRDLPHVLRADQAAALVTAPGNRPAQPGAASTASGDDPTPPRTAGDGQDRRDAGKGADRRNGGDGQDSRDAENGEDRRGVGEGAGRPEAGDGDERRETGTEQDHRNGGDGSDGGASGDEVFVAMRDRAVLELLYATGIRVSELCDLDQADVDHGRQVVRVFGKGGKERAVPYGHPARDALAAWLRHGRPAFATKAATTPAVERGRGRQTGDPLFLGLKGGRLQPTVVRRIVARAARTAGLPHTKPHDLRHSAATHLLDGGADLRAVQELLGHSSLSSTQIYTHVSTERLRAAFNQAHPRA, encoded by the coding sequence ATGGACGCCTATCGACGACGGCCGGCTCGGCAGAGCGTGCGCGGGCTGCACGAGGCATTGCCGTGGGAGTTGCGCGAGGCCGTGGACCGGTTCGGGCATCACCTGGCGGTTGTCGAGGGGCGGTCGGCGCACACCGTGCGGGCCTATCTCGGCGACGTTGTCTCGCTGCTCACACACGCCGCCGATCAAGGGTGTTCCACGGTCGGCGAGCTGGACGTCGCGGTGCTTCGCGGGTGGCTCGCCGCGCGGTTGAGCGAGGGTGCCGCACGTACCTCGCAGGCACGCCGCGCCGCAGCGGCCCGGACCTTCACCGGGTGGGCGCATCGCATCGGCCTCTCCACCGGCGATCCGGGCGCCGGGTTGGCCAGCCCGCGCGCCCACCGGGACCTGCCCCACGTGCTCCGCGCCGATCAGGCCGCGGCCCTCGTCACCGCCCCGGGCAACCGTCCGGCACAACCCGGCGCGGCGAGCACGGCATCGGGCGATGATCCGACACCGCCACGCACCGCCGGGGACGGCCAGGACCGCCGGGACGCCGGGAAGGGTGCAGACCGCCGGAACGGCGGAGACGGCCAGGACTCCCGGGACGCCGAGAACGGCGAGGACCGCCGAGGGGTCGGGGAAGGTGCAGGCCGCCCGGAAGCCGGGGACGGTGACGAGCGCCGAGAAACCGGGACCGAGCAGGACCATCGGAACGGCGGGGACGGTTCGGACGGCGGGGCGAGTGGGGACGAGGTTTTCGTCGCGATGCGGGATCGGGCGGTTCTGGAGCTGCTGTATGCGACCGGAATCCGGGTCAGTGAGCTCTGCGATCTCGATCAGGCCGACGTCGACCACGGGCGGCAGGTGGTCCGGGTCTTCGGCAAGGGCGGCAAGGAGCGCGCCGTCCCCTACGGTCACCCGGCCCGCGACGCCCTCGCCGCCTGGCTACGCCACGGCCGCCCCGCCTTCGCGACAAAGGCCGCCACGACGCCAGCCGTCGAGCGAGGAAGAGGCAGGCAGACCGGCGACCCGCTGTTCCTGGGCCTCAAGGGTGGCCGCCTCCAACCCACCGTCGTCCGGCGCATAGTCGCCCGCGCCGCCCGCACCGCCGGCCTCCCCCACACCAAACCGCACGACCTCCGCCACTCGGCAGCCACCCACCTGCTCGACGGCGGCGCCGACCTCCGCGCCGTCCAGGAACTGCTCGGCCACAGTTCCCTGTCCAGCACCCAGATCTACACCCATGTCTCCACCGAGCGCCTGCGAGCCGCCTTCAACCAGGCCCATCCACGAGCCTGA
- a CDS encoding aminotransferase class V-fold PLP-dependent enzyme produces MSAEDPPRPIPGARLLFSIDPAVSYLNHGSFGAIPFSVQRAQQRLRDEMELNPMRFFGDGLLDRVVHTRRHLAGFLGADPDGSALVTNTTAAVSLVLQSAGLGRSDEVLLTDHAYGAVAMAVRRECRRTGATARTIAVPLGADGPEIISRVRSALRPGRTRLLIVDQVTSATVTLLPVQEIVASARALGIPVFVDAAHVPGMLPVDVTAIGADFWVGNLHKWAWAPRGTSLLTVAPEWRRRIDPLVVSWEHDQGFPTSVESQGTLDYTPWLAAPAGLYAMHTLGLDAIREHNAALAAYGQRVVGRALGLSPADLPDPGGPGVSMRIVPLPAGLATTYPEAHALRQHIADKLGVEVAVNAWGGRGLMRLSAQIYNRPEEYDLLAERLPTLLSTWQW; encoded by the coding sequence ATGAGCGCCGAAGATCCGCCCCGCCCCATTCCCGGCGCCCGGCTCCTGTTCTCGATCGACCCCGCGGTGTCCTATCTCAACCACGGCTCCTTCGGCGCGATCCCGTTCAGCGTGCAGCGCGCCCAGCAGCGCCTGCGCGACGAGATGGAGCTGAACCCGATGCGGTTCTTCGGCGACGGGCTGCTCGACCGGGTGGTCCACACCCGACGGCATCTGGCCGGCTTCCTGGGCGCCGACCCGGACGGCAGCGCGCTGGTCACGAACACCACCGCCGCGGTCAGCCTGGTGCTTCAGTCGGCGGGTCTGGGGCGGTCGGACGAGGTGCTGCTCACCGACCACGCCTACGGCGCGGTCGCGATGGCGGTGCGGCGGGAGTGCCGGCGCACCGGCGCGACCGCCCGGACGATCGCGGTGCCGCTCGGTGCCGACGGGCCGGAGATCATCTCGCGGGTGCGGTCCGCGCTCCGCCCCGGCCGCACCCGTCTGCTCATCGTCGACCAGGTGACCTCGGCCACCGTCACCCTGCTGCCGGTCCAGGAGATCGTGGCCTCGGCCCGCGCGCTGGGCATCCCGGTGTTCGTCGACGCGGCGCACGTGCCGGGCATGCTGCCGGTGGACGTCACCGCGATCGGCGCGGACTTCTGGGTGGGCAACCTGCACAAGTGGGCGTGGGCGCCGCGCGGCACCTCGCTGCTGACGGTGGCCCCGGAGTGGCGCCGGCGGATCGACCCGCTGGTCGTCTCCTGGGAGCACGATCAGGGCTTCCCCACATCGGTGGAGTCGCAGGGGACGCTCGACTACACCCCGTGGCTGGCGGCGCCGGCCGGTCTCTACGCCATGCACACGCTCGGGCTGGACGCGATCCGGGAGCACAACGCGGCGCTCGCGGCGTACGGTCAGCGGGTTGTCGGTCGCGCTCTCGGCCTGTCGCCGGCGGACCTCCCGGACCCGGGCGGACCCGGGGTCTCGATGCGGATCGTGCCGCTGCCGGCCGGGCTGGCCACGACCTACCCGGAGGCGCACGCGCTGCGCCAGCACATCGCCGACAAGCTGGGCGTGGAGGTCGCGGTGAACGCCTGGGGCGGCCGGGGCCTGATGCGGCTGAGCGCGCAGATCTACAACCGGCCGGAGGAGTATGACCTGCTCGCCGAGCGCCTACCCACCCTGCTGAGCACCTGGCAGTGGTAA
- a CDS encoding M23 family metallopeptidase: protein MFLFLAFVLAALPVPGPYGWPVTPPRVTRRFELPPQPWLAGHRGVDLAAPPGTTVRSAGPGIVVYAQVLAGRGVVSVAHAGGLRSTYEPVTAAVTVGDRVAAGDPLGTLDTGHPGCPVAACLHWGVRQAGGYLDPLTLLGLGRVRLLPLPGAQQGG, encoded by the coding sequence ATGTTCCTGTTCCTCGCCTTCGTCCTGGCCGCGCTCCCGGTCCCGGGTCCCTACGGCTGGCCGGTCACGCCGCCTCGGGTGACCCGGCGCTTCGAGCTGCCACCACAGCCCTGGCTGGCCGGGCATCGCGGCGTCGACCTGGCGGCGCCGCCCGGGACGACGGTCCGCTCGGCCGGGCCGGGCATCGTCGTCTATGCCCAGGTGCTCGCCGGGCGCGGGGTGGTCAGCGTCGCGCACGCGGGCGGGCTGCGCAGCACCTATGAGCCGGTGACCGCGGCCGTCACGGTCGGCGACCGTGTGGCAGCCGGCGATCCGCTGGGCACGCTCGACACCGGGCACCCGGGCTGTCCGGTCGCCGCCTGCCTGCACTGGGGTGTCCGGCAGGCCGGGGGTTATCTCGACCCGCTCACCCTGCTGGGTCTGGGCCGGGTCCGGTTGTTACCACTGCCAGGTGCTCAGCAGGGTGGGTAG